A single genomic interval of Corylus avellana chromosome ca10, CavTom2PMs-1.0 harbors:
- the LOC132164339 gene encoding aluminum-activated malate transporter 2-like, whose protein sequence is MSTASPEKQMLLLTRCCSFLKALPQRLAAKAFEIAASTKKLAQDDPRRVTHSAKVGVALSLVSLVYYYQPLYVNFGVSAMWAVVTVVVVFEFSVGATLGKGLNRGLATLLAGALGVGAHHLASLCGQIGEPILLGIFVFLQATTSTFVRFFPKIKARYDYGLLIFILTFSLISVSGFRDDEILELAHKRLSTIIIGASACVIISILICPVWAGEDLHNLIALNMEKLANFLEGFGGEYFKTSEDGEGNDHHDKLFLKEYKNVLNSKSTEESLANFASWEPCHGQFQFRHPWKQYLQIGALTRECAYRIDALSSYLNSDVQASPEIRSKIQEACTEMSLECGKALKELSSAVRTMSQQSSADRHVSNSKAAAGNLESVLRSGLFEDADDLLAVIPAATVASLLIDVVGCTERIRDAVNELASVANFESVKPKAVLPEQSLLEDVKPVSEIECPHVVVRVGGPTSGSPENYTRRPEPLTGNKQAEM, encoded by the exons ATGAGCACTGCAAGCCCTGAGAAACAAATGCTGCTACTCACTCGATGCTGCTCCTTCCTTAAGGCCCTGCCTCAGAGGCTTGCAGCCAAGGCATTTGAGATTGCTGCCTCCACCAAAAAGCTTGCCCAAGATGACCCCAGAAGAGTAACTCACTCAGCAAAAGTTGGAGTTGCACTCTCCTTGGTTTCCTTGGTCTACTACTATCAGCCACTCTATGTCAATTTTGGTGTCTCAGCAATGTGGGCAGTTGTCACTGTGGTTGTCGTTTTTGAATTCTCTGTAG GAGCCACTCTTGGAAAAGGTCTCAATAGGGGATTGGCAACATTGCTAGCTGGTGCTTTGGGTGTTGGAGCTCACCATCTAGCTAGCCTCTGTGGACAGATAGGTGAACCCATTCTACTTGGGATCTTTGTCTTCCTCCAAG CTACTACATCAACATTTGTACGGTTCTTCCCAAAAATCAAGGCAAGATATGATTATGGGCTGTTGATATTTATATTGACATTCTCCCTGATATCTGTGTCTGGTTTTCGAGATGATGAGATATTAGAGTTGGCACACAAGAGGCTATCAACCATTATCATAGGTGCCTCAGCCTGTGTGATAATATCCATTTTGATTTGCCCTGTTTGGGCTGGAGAAGATCTACACAATCTGATTGCTCTCAACATGGAAAAGCTGGCCAACTTCTTAGAAG GATTTGGAGGTGAATACTTCAAAACATCAGAAGATGGAGAGGGTAATGATCATCATGACAAGTTGTTTCTGAAAGAATACAAGAATGTTCTCAATTCAAAAAGTACTGAAGAATCCTTG GCTAATTTTGCAAGCTGGGAGCCTTGTCATGGCCAATTCCAGTTCCGCCACCCTTGGAAACAATACCTTCAAATTGGAGCTCTAACCCGCGAATGCGCCTACCGAATAGACGCCCTTAGTAGCTACCTCAACTCTGATGTTCAA GCGTCGCCGGAAATTCGCAGTAAAATCCAGGAGGCATGCACAGAAATGAGCCTGGAATGCGGCAAGGCGCTGAAAGAATTATCATCTGCAGTACGAACAATGAGCCAGCAGTCTTCCGCCGACCGCCACGTTTCAAATTCAAAAGCCGCCGCCGGGAATCTTGAATCAGTGCTGAGATCAGGCTTATTTGAAGACGCCGACGACCTCTTAGCAGTGATTCCGGCGGCGACAGTGGCTTCACTGCTTATTGATGTTGTCGGCTGCACCGAGAGAATCCGTGACGCCGTTAATGAGCTGGCCTCTGTAGCAAATTTTGAGAGTGTGAAGCCTAAAGCCGTCTTGCCGGAACAATCACTTTTAGAAGATGTTAAACCGGTCTCCGAGATTGAATGCCCTCATGTTGTTGTAAGGGTCGGTGGGCCAACTTCAGGTTCACCGGAAAATTACACTCGTCGGCCGGAACCATTGACTGGTAATAAACAGGCAGAGATGTAA